In Trichoderma asperellum chromosome 1, complete sequence, a single window of DNA contains:
- a CDS encoding uncharacterized protein (EggNog:ENOG41) → MPKEKNYNPVQAQRKADKAREIRKGKAEAQSRRDEKLARKNPDRIQKQIDDLKAVTAGGGKLTRHEEQVLDGLEKELKAVRKARDTLGDKAPEFGRWRRDGDGSRSVALGKRRRGDDGSSSDEDIPDDVKAIPMPRDTPPPIPKAEMDKWYAKRRAKREAENAARRRDDDARDDGARDGQDKDFKGKGRDREAQKPVVESKTVYEAKPVVRDLRREAVSAFVPTSVQMKMNKGKGQGGLLEPEEADRLEKEGYLKLASGSGQDGAEEDEQADAERVASSSRNVMMEEVEDEEA, encoded by the exons AtgccaaaagagaaaaactaCAATCCCGTACAGGCGCAGCGCAAGGCCGACAAGGCTCGCGAAATCAGAAAAG GAAAGGCCGAAGCACAAAGCCGTCGGGATGAAAAGCTGGCGCGCAAGAACCCAGACCGTATCCAGAAACAGATCGACGACCTCAAGGCCGTGACAGCGGGGGGAGGAAAGCTGACGCGTCACGAAGAGCAGGTCCTCGATGGCCTGGAAAAAGAACTCAAAGCAGTACGGAAAGCCAGAGATACGCTGGGCGACAAGGCGCCTGAATTCGGCCgctggagaagagatggcgatggctcGAGGTCGGTAGCGCTTGGTAAGCGGAGGCGCGGAGACGATGGCTCGAGCAGCGATGAAGATATCCCCGACGATGTAAAGGCTATTCCCATGCCCAGAGACACGCCGCCGCCTATACCAAAGGCCGAGATGGACAAGTGGTACGCAAAGCGAAGAGCAAAGAGGGAGGCTGAGAACGCAGCTCGACGACGTGACGATGACGCGCGCGACGATGGAGCTAGAGATGGTCAAGACAAGGACttcaagggcaagggcagaGACAGAGAAGCACAGAAGCCGGTGGTGGAATCCAAGACGGTATATGAAGCGAAGCCGGTGGTGAGGGATCTGCGCCGGGAAGCCGTGTCTGCGTTTGTTCCCACCTCGgtgcagatgaagatgaacaaGGGCAAGGGTCAAGGCGGACTGTTGGAACCAGAGGAAGCAGATCGGCTGGAGAAAGAGGGATACCTGAAGCTGGCCTCGGGCAGCGGGCAGGATggggctgaagaagacgaacaAGCCGATGCAGAGCGCgtggcttcatcttctcggaATGTCATGATGGAGGAggtggaagatgaagaagcgtGA
- a CDS encoding uncharacterized protein (EggNog:ENOG41~TransMembrane:1 (i258-279o)~CAZy:CE3) yields the protein MNAHAQAILAIPFPLTFKNTPVGKAIKPGTELRILPVGDSITYGFLSDMDGGDGNGYRLRLREDLSSDTVVFAGTMTSPVGNMTDGYFAAWNGKTIQYMENNVGPSLEQRPNIILLHAGTNDMNPNSAISTEGHDPVAASQRLGYLIDKMINTCPDAVILVAMIIGTCNADQAPQTGMFQSLVPDVVMSRFQAGKHVLAVDFSTFALSNLRDCIHPTNQGYQLLGDYWYDFITQIPHDWITEPIGDDPKRKDNLAMHLSTNLPLLALLGLLFVLMHLFFE from the exons ATGAACGCCCATGCCCAAGCAATATTGGCCATTCCTTTTCCGTTGACTTTCAAAAACACACCGGTAGGGAAAGCCATCAAACCTGGGACAGAGCTCCGAATTCTTCCAGTCGGAGACTCCATCACATATGGATTCCTGAGTGATAtggatggcggcgatggaaaCGGATACCGATTGCGGCTTCGAGAAGACCTTTCGA GCGACACCGTTGTATTCGCAGGCACAATGACTTCTCCAGTGGGCAACATGACCGACGGCTATTTT GCCGCTTGGAACGGCAAGACAATCCAGTATATGGAAAACAACGTCGGTCCATCGCTTGAGCAGCGCCCAAATATCATCCTGCTCCACGCCGGGACCAACGACATGAACCCAAACAGTGCCATTTCCACAGAGGGTCATGATCCTGTGGCCGCATCTCAGCGGCTCGGATATTTGATTGACAAGATGATCAATACATGCCCGGACGCAgtcatcctcgtcgccaTGATTATAGGGACCTGCAACGCCGACCAAGCTCCGCAGACAGGAATGTTTCAGTCGCTGGTGCCCGACGTGGTGATGTCGAGATTCCAGGCTGGGAAGCACGTCTTGGCAGTGGACTTTTCGACCTTTGCCCTGAGCAATTTGAGGGACTGCATTCATCCGACGAATCAAGGATATCAGCTGCTTGGAGATTATTGGTATGACTTTATCACGCAGATTCCACATGACTGGATAACAGAGCCTATTGGGGATGACCCCAAGAGGAAGGATAATTTGGCTATGCATCTAAGCACGAATTTGCCGTTGCTGGCGTTGCTGGGTTTATTGTTTGTGTTGATGCACCTGTTTTTTGAATAG
- a CDS encoding uncharacterized protein (EggNog:ENOG41~SECRETED:SignalP(1-16)): MKFLSVITGLTGCATAVELTAPLFGDIDGGFASRIPTSYESAVLGRRILALTKLGTLSSTFPKSKSSSSNRDADATWNRPEGLDGLPIGQMEYIADCEDQGHPTLLAIKISTSYRNAQAGSNLTLSVQWTPPYPPARRIPLLSRLLSYFPYISDKYDAADDSSSSSSSSSPPDTVPYSAANLPRFSLIGYLEPINPDLKESLRLAYCYTSKHPDAKYWLPGNKIHTSEWARLVVTQVYWIGGFGDRAYIGWIPIEEWNKVTKEEWEQVQLPGEKKGWSEWSLADEADEL, encoded by the coding sequence ATGAAGTTCCTTAGCGTCATCACCGGCCTCACCGGCTGTGCTACCGCCGTTGAACTCACCGCTCCTCTATTCGGTGACATCGACGGCGGCTTCGCCTCTCGCATTCCAACCAGCTACGAGTCCGCCGTTCTGGGCCGCCGCATCCTAGCTTTGACAAAGCTCGGCACCCTGTCATCGACTTTCCCCAAGTCCAAGTCTTCGTCGTCCAATAGAGACGCTGACGCGACGTGGAATCGACCCGAGGGCCTCGATGGCCTGCCGATTGGTCAGATGGAATACATTGCTGATTGCGAAGACCAAGGGCACCCGACATTGCTGGCCATCAAGATTTCCACCAGCTACAGAAACGCCCAGGCGGGGTCCAACCTTACGCTGTCCGTGCAATGGACTCCGCCATACCCGCCCGCCAGGCGCATTCCGCTGCTGTCTCGTCTGCTTTCATATTTCCCGTACATCAGTGACAAGTACGATGCAGCAGACgattcgtcgtcgtcgtcgtcgtcgtcgtctcccCCGGACACGGTGCCCTACTCTGCGGCCAATCTGCCTCGATTCTCGCTCATTGGCTACCTGGAGCCCATCAATCCCGATCTCAAAGAGTCTCTCCGGCTCGCCTACTGCTACACGTCCAAGCACCCCGACGCCAAGTACTGGCTGCCGGGCAACAAGATTCACACCAGCGAATGGGCCAGGCTGGTGGTCACACAGGTGTACTGGATTGGCGGCTTCGGCGACCGTGCGTACATTGGATGGATCCCCATCGAGGAGTGGAACAAGGTAACCAAGGAGGAGTGGGAGCAGGTCCAGCTGCCcggcgagaagaagggctggAGCGAGTGGAGCCTGGCCGATGAGGCTGATGAGCTTTGA
- a CDS encoding uncharacterized protein (EggNog:ENOG41), whose amino-acid sequence MDLSSHGQNSVLENLKEMQYMVQRLQRIQILQEQRIMQLGRQLESYRERRAEFAQFSRLPPELRRQIWALAIPPQVFRPFRYLEPSYLEWKSLPPPTISRVCREARHVAYQQGALYRHEFLAPIFWTWFSGQRDILDLSAYCMSENGFIPLQTSLLREAKAIILDVGLVSDPLIAGLNSKSSHLGKVDTIYLTVGNPSQVEKRSWHPHAVARLFRGQSFALVDIEDGQELERLEQILQMSGSDEVNLMNWWHRDAITRLQDQIRPPADKMKAWRDAKQLLLQGWISHHYPTTLPLPESFFDENGVIRVQEVRMAYPQIPKVQLVHAFELIPVSRFAKWRMLEDIRG is encoded by the coding sequence ATGGATCTCTCAAGCCATGGTCAAAACTCAGTCTTGGAAAACCTAAAAGAAATGCAGTACATGGTGCAAAGACTGCAGAGAATCCAAATCCTCCAGGAGCAGCGCATCATGCAATTGGGGCGCCAACTTGAGTCGTATCGCGAACGACGAGCCGAGTTTGCTCAGTTCTCACGTCTGCCCCCAGAACTGAGGCGTCAGATATGGGCGTTGGCTATTCCTCCACAGGTTTTCCGACCATTCCGTTACCTCGAGCCCTCCTATCTGGAGTGGAAAAGCCTCCCTCCGCCAACAATTTCTCGAGTCTGCCGAGAAGCTCGACACGTTGCATATCAGCAGGGCGCATTATACCGCCATGAGTTTCTCGCCCCCATCTTCTGGACCTGGTTCAGTGGACAGAGAGACATATTAGATCTTTCTGCTTACTGCATGTCGGAAAATGGGTTCATTCCCTTGCAGACGAGTCTTCTTCGAGAGGCAAAGGCAATCATACTAGATGTGGGCCTCGTCAGTGATCCGTTGATAGCCGGGTTGAATAGCAAGTCCAGCCATCTTGGTAAAGTTGATACCATCTATCTGACGGTGGGAAATCCATCTCAGGTGGAAAAGCGGTCGTGGCATCCGCACGCAGTAGCCCGGCTATTCAGAGGCCAGTCTTTTGCTCTAGTGGATATAGAAGACGGCCAAGAACTTGAGCGTCTCGAGCAAATACTTCAAATGAGCGGCAGTGATGAGGTCAACTTGATGAACTGGTGGCACAGAGACGCCATCACCAGGCTCCAGGACCAGATTCGGCCTCCGGCTGACAAGATGAAGGCCTGGAGAGACGCCAAACAGCTCCTCTTGCAAGGATGGATATCGCACCATTATCCAACAACTTTGCCATTGCCTGAGAGCTTTTTTGACGAAAACGGTGTGATTAGGGTACAAGAGGTCAGGATGGCGTATCCGCAGATACCCAAAGTCCAGCTGGTGCATGCCTTTGAACTAATACCCGTCTCTCGGTTTGCAAAATGGCGTATGCTTGAAGACATCAGAGGTTGA
- a CDS encoding uncharacterized protein (TransMembrane:2 (o469-485i1038-1058o)), translated as MTSRTPIGVHPRPPQRTISSSTLPPAQRPPPQRALSQQLFPSSPVRKDSALSDASSDSIDHAQAQMHGQGTNQAQNHGRLVTTPRRAGSRLRLELSNIDQAMLSATASATASAPVSAASSPQSHTTSRVPSMADAGDVGDSSPTPTRASAADLDHDNHPLPMPKRRLPASQTYSKLSKRLEPPPRPTPTFKKDGRPKPWTVEVPKDAPRYPPAEKRPGATGGDPFSRGLYSGYADFFPWHGTNNIKHHEDDWSYEAIQKGTWDRGSQNETGTARMTISPAIKQKTGLGALSTIFMGILNQRRHRGHVTAPSTFKPPPRVTLTDTKREVWMRDLANPAISLRRLSRTIPHGIRGRTLLDQCLNKSVPTERAVWLAKCVGANEIRAFKRKGAPGGGAFAIAGEFKWVRDWTVFVEQFIESVTFSFGEPDWKAKVTYAIRLATSFYAEQLLDRDHYLDWITSGLEHSSQSKLPMWILIAQICWADILRSRKYGRRLVYALLDHLNTIYIHPDKDILIQLSSQLSTLLASLVRDKSDSFIDPSLWPKYRDALEAFLPRDDKAGRDAYHHINARNSQVAITSNTSPLAGRPQLVRLLDATLLSQIGRDLPQKCWATGDDKTDIVKTTVDWATSFYRPGLARVYIAANLIKVWASLRIDVTGAILEHMDTIPAEDEGRKQMTYHLVAELVRTGQFSVTQYIKWLMARGGCSHPSEVDSDEAPCTTRLLVHLPVHYLTEDQKDDRSSLLRRAASYSVVEEANDIHNALMCVSHTLGLPLQDDEMSGRKPIPLRKLLPMIINSSRALRCAVGVHLRESVMRLNKSVQAMSQRLFSAIRTILEATQDFYALCEILKFCSRTTNIEVLASCVDTLNLNLQVFYAQGTAERLFTVFFERLKAINQEQGLVSRPLLASLCSLSRRMPSRQDLSKYLAHELTQSDRNNATDACSPISDNNMVNPLSGADGEVSEQIEKLLASGNSIDHPTMNRLFAYIIRRLELGWTKMDDNRRIHASLLTRLRLFDAQHFDKLMSDWVGRVRLMKKRERLHAVFPLLIITDALPISFLFGPTSLIQAPAPQGDADSAAAAAAPLLNLISPGAATFLQELLHLILSKLPDDTDLSQEEVYRFGIYQQSIHFSHHKGLLSLIRHAIIEYAELRAGDGNAKLPLDDATYRSNLLDALQLLVVLHTADVTEAFSVKSIPPGGFRLVHDIISNLFKQSGTEDGSSLATPYDEILRQTNELTMPFCQIKLNMDLSVSPPRQTESEDAPQSVSQYDLFAQAMDRAIGAQNVMWTTMLPCLSKDISRHLQSQARQRFLALVPASSQLKDPLGNLQGALSSNNNLYLAEKLLGVIEAIVVGQQPPATAQLTMALANKLSDLVDLVVAPRAAEDKKEGVLTSVIEHWIPMLLRFVLLHSVSQEPLSASVMTTSVQGKLLMPPHHEARAHTVLTLCRLLLGLEALPSQVAGGGLLQQVFDVAAVLADGLPDDLRLHCAKSVLVVPGMMPSLHTSSDSRLYYIFSIPPPTAMDGMMLAHREKAAVPHSSASRGMGAMYGIRPLPHERLSPYVIRRWEMLSEPTPNVGVNDTSLNLSLFEAIRIH; from the exons ATGACCTCCAGGACCCCCATCGGCGTCCACCCGCGACCGCCGCAGCGAACCATCAGCAGTTCGACGCTGCCGCCGGCTCAGCGGCCTCCGCCTCAACGCGCTCTGTCGCAGCAGCTGTTTCCCTCGTCGCCCGTGCGCAAGGACTCGGCCCTCAGCGATGCCTCGAGCGACTCCATCGATCATGCCCAAGCCCAAATGCATGGCCAGGGCACAAACCAGGCCCAGAACCATGGCCGCCTCGTAACCACGCCTCGAAGAGCCGGTTCTCGACTGCGCCTCGAGCTGTCCAACATCGACCAAGCCATGCTGTCGGCGACGGCATCAGCGACGGCATCAGCTCCCGTGTCCGCTGCTTCGTCGCCCCAAAGCCATACCACGTCGCGTGTGCCGTCCATGGCCGACGCAGGAGATGTTGGCGACTCGAGTCCAACGCCCACCCGGGCTTCAGCCGCCGACCTCGACCACGACAACCACCCTTTACCCATGCCCAAACGACGCCTGCCGGCATCGCAGACGTACTCAAAACTATCCAAACGATTAGAACCTCCCCCACGGCCCACACCAACCTTCAAGAAAGACGGTCGCCCGAAGCCATGGACTGTTGAGGTTCCCAAAGATGCTCCGCGCTATCCTCCTGCCGAGAAGCGCCCAGGCGCAACGGGCGGCGATCCCTTCAGCCGGGGGCTCTATTCTGGATATGCCGACTTCTTTCCCTGGCACGGCACCAATAATATCAAGCACCACGAGGACGACTGGAGCTACGAGGCGATCCAAAAAGGCACCTGGGACCGTGGCAGCCAGAACGAGACGGGCACCGCGAGAATGACCATATCTCCGGCTATCAAGCAAAAGACTGGGCTGGGTGCTCTATCTACCATATTTATGGGTATTCTTAACCAGCGCAGACATCGTGGCCACGTTACGGCCCCATCGACTTTTAAACCTCCCCCTCGAGTGACCTTGACCGATACAAAGAGAGAAGTATGGATGAGAGATTTGGCCAATCCTGCCATCTCTCTTCGTCGACTTAGCAGGACTATTCCCCACGGTATTCGCGGCCGAACACTCCTCGATCAGTGCCTGAATAAAAGCGTCCCTACCGAAAGAGCCGTTTGGCTAGCTAAATGCGTTGGCGCCAACGAGATTCGTGCCTTCAAAAGAAAGGGAGCTCCAGGTGGTGGTGCTTTTGCCATTGCCGGCGAGTTCAAGTGGGTCAGAGACTGGACAGTCTTTGTGGAACAGTTTATTGAATCCGTCACTTTTTCGTTTGGCGAGCCAGACTGGAAGGCCAAGGTGACTTATGCTATACGACTGGCTACAAGTTTTTACGCCGAGCAACTCCTCGACCGAGACCACTATCTTGACTGGATTACATCTGGCTTGGAGCACAGCTCCCAGTCCAAACTTCCCATGTGGATTCTGATTGCTCAGATCTGCTGGGCCGACATCCTACGCTCGCGAAAGTATGGGCGCCGTCTTGTTTATGCCTTGCTCGACCACCTCAATACT ATCTATATCCATCCCGACAAAGATATTCTCATTCAACTATCGAGCCAGCTTTCCACCTTGCTAGCCTCACTTGTCAGAGATAAATCAGACAGCTTTATTGACCCAAGCCTTTGGCCAAAGTATAGAGACGCCCTGGAAGCCTTCCTACCGCGAGATGACAAAGCGGGCCGGGACGCATATCATCATATCAATGCTCGAAATAGCCAGGTAGCCATTACTAGCAATACCTCGCCACTGGCTGGGCGGCCACAGTTGGTACGGCTCCTAGACGCAACCCTGCTCAGCCAAATCGGGCGCGATCTGCCCCAGAAATGCTGGGCCACCGGAGACGACAAGACCGATATTGTAAAGACCACCGTGGACTGGGCAACGTCCTTTTATCGCCCTGGGTTAGCAAGGGTCTACATTGCGGCCAACCTGATCAAGGTCTGGGCGTCGCTGAGGATCGATGTCACTGGTGCAATCCTTGAGCACATGGACACTATACCCGCGGAGGACGAGGGCCGGAAGCAGATGACGTACCATCTTGTTGCAGAGCTGGTTCGGACGGGGCAGTTCTCAGTTACTCAGTATATCAAGTGGCTCATGGCTCGCGGCGGCTGCAGCCATCCCTCTGAAGTAGACTCTGACGAGGCTCCCTGCACCACCAGATTGCTAGTCCACCTCCCTGTGCATTACCTAACAGAAGATCAGAAGGATGACCGAAGCAGTCTGCTTAGGCGAGCAGCCAGCTATTCCGTCGTCGAGGAAGCAAACGACATCCACAACGCCCTAATGTGCGTCAGCCACACCCTGGGCTTGCCTTTGCAGGACGACGAGATGTCTGGCAGGAAGCCCATCCCGTTGCGAAAGCTTCTCCCAATGATCATCAACAGCTCAAGGGCTTTGCGATGCGCCGTGGGCGTCCACCTGCGTGAAAGCGTGATGAGGCTCAATAAATCTGTTCAAGCCATGTCGCAGCGCCTATTTTCTGCCATCCGCACCATTCTCGAGGCTACGCAAGACTTTTATGCCCTTTGCGAAATACTCAAATTTTGCTCCAGGACCACCAATATCGAAGTCCTTGCGTCCTGCGTTGACACATTGAACTTGAATCTACAAGTTTTTTACGCTCAAGGCACTGCCGAGCGCTTGTTCACCGTCTTCTTCGAGCGGCTCAAGGCTATTAATCAAGAGCAGGGCCTTGTGTCTCGCCCGCTGCTTGCATCTCTATGCTCTCTCTCCCGGCGGATGCCCAGTCGCCAAGATCTCTCCAAATACCTGGCTCACGAACTTACCCAGAGTGACCGCAACAATGCCACCGACGCCTGCTCACCGATTTCCGATAATAACATGGTCAACCCGCTGTCAGGGGCTGATGGCGAGGTCTCAGAACAGATTGAGAAACTTTTGGCAAGCGGGAATAGCATCGATCACCCGACCATGAATCGCCTGTTTGCATACATCATACGCAGACTTGAACTGGGCTGGACTAAGATGGATGATAACCGGAGGATCCATGCCTCCCTTCTTACTCGCCTCCGTTTATTCGATGCTCAGCACTTTGATAAGCTCATGTCCGACTGGGTTGGGCGAGTTCGGCTGATGAAGAAGCGAGAACGGCTACATGCCGTCTTTCCTCTCTTGATAATTACTGACGCTTTGCccatttctttcctctttgggcCTACAAGCTTGATTCAAGCTCCTGCGCCCCAGGGAGACGCTGattcggcagcggcggcagcagcgccacTACTGAACCTGATATCTCCCGGAGCAGCAACTTTCCTCCAAGAACTGCTGCACTTGATCCTATCGAAACTACCGGATGACACAGATCTCAGCCAGGAAGAAGTATATCGCTTTGGTATCTACCAACAGTCTATACATTTCAGTCATCACAAAGGCCTGCTTTCGCTCATACGCCACGCCATCATTGAATATGCTGAACTTcgggctggagatggcaatgcAAAATTACCGCTTGACGACGCCACATATCGAAGCAATTTACTCGACGCTTTGCAGCTCCTAGTCGTTTTGCACACCGCGGATGTTACAGAAGCTTTTAGCGTAAAAAGTATCCCTCCAGGAGGCTTCCGTCTGGTTCACGACATCATTAGCAATCTCTTCAAGCAATCCGGGACCGAGGATGGGTCGTCGTTGGCTACGCCTTATGACGAAATCTTACGCCAGACAAACGAGCTTACCATGCCATTTTGCCAGATTAAACTCAATATGGATCTTTCTGTTTCGCCACCTCGTCAGACCGAGAGTGAAGACGCTCCCCAGAGCGTTTCGCAATACGATCTATTTGCCCAGGCTATGGACCGTGCAATTGGGGCCCAGAACGTTATGTGGACGACTATGCTTCCATGCCTAAGTAAAGACATTTCTCGCCACTTGCAAAGTCAGGCCCGCCAGCGATTTTTAGCTCTTGTCCCGGCATCGTCGCAATTGAAGGATCCTCTTGGAAACCTTCAGGGCGCTCTCTCAAGCAATAACAATCTATACCTTGCCGAGAAGCTCCTTGGCGTTATCGAGGCCATCGTTGTAGgccagcagccgccggcTACAGCTCAGCTTACCATGGCTCTGGCCAACAAGCTGTCCGATCTCGTTGACTTGGTCGTTGCACCAAGGGCTGCCGAAGATAAGAAAGAGGGGGTGCTAACATCCGTCATTGAGCACTGGATACCGATGCTGCTCAGATTCGTGCTCTTACACAGCGTGTCTCAGGAGCCCTTGAGTGCCTCTGTGATGACCACCTCTGTCCAGGGAAAGCTGCTTATGCCCCCCCATCACGAGGCAAGGGCGCATACTGTTCTGACTCTATGCCGCCTGCTGCTTGGACTCGAGGCGCTCCCAAGCCAGGTGGCTGGAGGCGGGCTGTTGCAGCAAGTGTTTGACGTCGCCGCAGTATTGGCAGATGGCTTGCCAGACGACCTGCGCCTCCACTGCGCCAAGTCTGTCCTTGTCGTGCCTGGTATGATGCCAAGCTTGCACACATCTTCGGACTCTCGCCTATATTACATCTTTAGCATTCCACCACCTACTGCTATGGACGGCATGATGCTCGCGCACAGGGAGAAGGCAGCGGTGCCTCACAGCTCCGCATCCAGAGGCATGGGTGCAATGTACGGTATTCGGCCCTTGCCGCACGAGAGGCTCTCCCCATATGTCATTCGACGATGGGAAATGCTTAGCGAGCCCACTCCAAACGTCGGTGTGAATGATACAAGCTTGAACCTAAGTCTCTTTGAAGCCATCAGGATACACTAA
- a CDS encoding uncharacterized protein (EggNog:ENOG41~TransMembrane:12 (i80-103o123-143i150-168o174-196i208-227o239-260i281-305o317-335i342-367o373-396i408-431o437-459i)), with amino-acid sequence MDVQQVNSRAIHDEVDLEFDHSETSSDENDTRDRGEKGGSEAQDEKHQSQPQVNGDLERQQTTRSAASYQETYPEGGLQAWLVVAGSWFAMIASMGLMNSIAVFQAYTLSHQLKGTSESTVGWIFSIYTWLAFFGGVYIGPVFDKYGPKWLVVAGCACTVGALVGMSFCTELYQFILSFGVLGGLGTSLTFTPCIAAVGHWFKARRGFATGLASTAGGIGGIIFPLMLTALFERISFGWATRVLALICLVCGLVGITLVRSRLPPAKNATAHPDFRIFRQIPFLLTTIGVFLLEFSLFIPLTYITTYAQYEGFDSTFAYHLLPIMNAGSVIGRALPGYYADVVGAFNVCIFSVVFSFISCLCVWLPLGHTKPGIIIFSFLFGFGSGNSIAIAPVCIGRMCKTQEYGRYYATTYTVVSFACLIGIPIAGSVVQADNGSYTGLIIFTSCIYIGAAIILIFAKTWKLGWKNWLAAY; translated from the exons ATGGATGTCCAGCAGGTCAACTCAAGGGCAATTCATGACGAGGTCGACCTCGAATTCGACCACTCTGAAACATCGAGCGATGAAAATGACACAAGAGACCgtggagaaaaggggggctCAGAGGCCCAAGATGAAAAGCACCAGTCGCAGCCGCAAGTCAATGGTGATTTAGAGCGGCAGCAAACAACGAGATCCGCAGCATCTTATCAAGAAACATACCCTGAAGGTGGACTCCAGGCATGGCTCGTGGTGGCAGGCTCTTGGTTCGCCATGATCGCTTCCATGGGGTTGATGAACAGCATTGCCGTGTTCCAGGCCTATACGCTCAGCCATCAACTCAAGGGCACGAGCGAGAGCACCGTCGGTTGGATCTTCTCCATCTACACTTGGCTGGCCTTTTTCGGTGGCGTCTATATCGGCCCCGTCTTCGACAAGTACGGCCCAAAGTGGCTGGTCGTTGCTGGATGTGCCTGTACCGTCGGTGCCTTGGTTGGCATGAGCTTCTGCACCG AGTTGTACCAATTCATCCTGTCGTTTGGCGTCCTCGGCGGCCTGGGCACGTCGCTCACCTTCACTCCCTGCATCGCAGCGGTTGGCCATTGGTTCAAAGCAAGGCGTGGCTTCGCCACTGGGCTTGCATCGACGGCGGGTGGTATCGGAGGCATTATCTTCCCCCTCATGCTCACAGCCTTGTTCGAGCGCATCAGCTTTGGCTGGGCCACACGAGTCCTTGCTCTCATATGCCTGGTGTGCGGGCTTGTGGGAATCACTCTCGTCCGATCTCGTCTGCCACCAGCCAAGAATGCAACGGCTCATCCCGACTTTCGCATCTTCCGACAGATTCCGTTCCTGCTAACCACCATTGGTGTCTTCCTCTTGGAGTTCTCGCTCTTTATTCCTCTGACGTACATCACAACTTATGCACAGTATGAGGGCTTTGATAGCACGTTTGCCTACCACCTCTTGCCTATCATGAATGCTGGCTCTGTGATAGGCCGAGCACTCCCGGGATACTATGCTGACGTCGTCGGAGCCTTCAACGTGTGTATCTTCTCCGTGGTATTCTCCTTCATATCATGTCTGTGTGTGTGGCTACCGCTGGGTCATACCAAGCcgggcatcatcatcttttctttcttgttcgGCTTCGGAAGTGGTAACAGCATTGCCATTGCACCCGTATGTATTGGGCGGATGTGCAAGACACAAGAGTACGGCCGTTACTATGCCACAACATACACCGTCGTATCTTTTGCATGCTTGATAGGCATTCCAATTGCTGGAAGCGTCGTGCAAGCCGATAACGGTTCTTATACAgggctcatcatcttcaccaGCTGCATCTACATTGGTGCAGCAATCATACTCATATTTGCCAAAACATGGAAGCTTGGGTGGAAGAACTGGCTCGCTGCCTattga